The following coding sequences lie in one Nitrospirota bacterium genomic window:
- a CDS encoding restriction endonuclease, translating into MKYKYEDMSHNQFEDLVIVVCQKLLGIGVQGFSEGPDGGRDAKFIGVAELYPSKAKPWSGTVIIQAKHTNNLNSKFSDTDFFSPNDDSSIIAQEIPKMIRLRQNNELDHYMLFSNRKLTAKAESDIRKYISQKINLQEESICLRGVEELERYLKQFPDIVEIAGIDPVDSPLIVSPDELAKIILALADHLRTGQVVYSNPPTSRIPYKDKNNINNMTPEYAKAQLKCYLKETRQIEDFLAAPENGELLSLYQSTVEEFQLKIIANRKDYQTFDNIMEYLSDSLFDRDGDLRKNKRLTRATLFYMYWNCDIGNEENA; encoded by the coding sequence ATGAAATATAAATATGAAGATATGTCCCATAATCAATTCGAAGATTTGGTCATTGTAGTTTGTCAAAAACTCCTTGGTATTGGTGTTCAAGGGTTTTCTGAAGGACCTGATGGAGGACGTGATGCTAAGTTTATTGGCGTTGCAGAACTTTATCCAAGCAAAGCGAAACCTTGGAGCGGAACAGTGATTATACAGGCTAAACATACAAATAACCTCAACAGTAAATTTTCGGACACTGATTTTTTCAGTCCAAATGATGATTCCTCCATCATTGCACAAGAGATTCCCAAAATGATACGACTACGTCAAAACAATGAACTTGATCATTACATGCTCTTCTCAAACAGAAAACTTACGGCAAAGGCTGAATCTGATATTCGTAAGTACATATCACAAAAAATAAACCTTCAAGAGGAGTCCATCTGTCTTCGTGGTGTTGAGGAACTTGAAAGATATCTTAAACAGTTTCCTGATATTGTTGAAATAGCAGGCATTGACCCCGTCGACTCACCACTAATTGTAAGCCCTGATGAACTCGCAAAGATTATATTAGCACTTGCCGATCATCTGAGAACCGGACAGGTTGTATATAGTAACCCACCTACATCCCGTATTCCTTATAAAGATAAGAATAATATAAACAACATGACTCCAGAATATGCTAAAGCACAGCTCAAATGTTATTTGAAAGAGACCAGACAAATCGAAGATTTCCTTGCTGCCCCTGAAAATGGTGAATTACTTTCGTTATATCAAAGCACCGTAGAAGAATTTCAGCTTAAGATAATTGCAAATAGAAAGGATTATCAGACATTTGACAACATAATGGAATACCTGAGTGATTCTCTGTTTGACAGGGATGGAGATTTAAGAAAGAATAAGCGTCTTACGAGAGCAACGTTGTTTTATATGTATTGGAATTGCGATATAGGTAACGAGGAAAATGCTTAG